In Oreochromis aureus strain Israel breed Guangdong linkage group 20, ZZ_aureus, whole genome shotgun sequence, the following are encoded in one genomic region:
- the phlda3 gene encoding pleckstrin homology-like domain family A member 3 — MSFAAKAMRDGLLEKRSSGLLQLWKKKRCVLTEDGLRLHNCKGGGGDAPGLASSSKVKELRFERMVTVDCVEYKRGLVYFTVVMVTGKEIDFRCPQDGTAWNAEIALALVHYKNLQAVQTGRNRHLSTGHLGSTGEDEEL; from the coding sequence ATGTCGTTCGCGGCCAAGGCGATGAGAGACGGACTGCTGGAGAAGCGCAGCAGTGGGCTTCTCCAGCTGTGGAAGAAGAAGCGCTGCGTCCTCACTGAGGACGGGCTGCGCTTGCACAACTGCAAAGGAGGCGGCGGTGATGCTCCGGGTTTGGCGTCGAGCTCCAAAGTCAAGGAGCTTCGCTTTGAGCGCATGGTCACGGTGGACTGCGTGGAGTATAAACGTGGGCTGGTGTACTTCACTGTGGTCATGGTTACGGGCAAGGAAATTGACTTTCGGTGTCCGCAGGACGGCACAGCGTGGAACGCAGAGATTGCTCTGGCTTTGGTGCACTATAAGAACCTACAGGCCGTGCAGACCGGGAGGAACCGGCACCTGTCTACGGGACACCTGGGCAGCACTGGGGAGGACGAGGAGCTCTGA